In a genomic window of Mercenaria mercenaria strain notata chromosome 19, MADL_Memer_1, whole genome shotgun sequence:
- the LOC128551019 gene encoding uncharacterized protein LOC128551019, protein MAETSACSEEYREMFCERCEAKGEYAPAEGFCVTCKDYLCRTCYKYHGEYRVSHNMQTENEMPQDFCLEKCLKHSKFIKFYCETCERFACKTCKTECREIRDSDHKHAWEHLPMFMKHSEDLSRSVINHIAILKEKVENMYKIVEENKPINTDCDIKATNALSIQRYEFNAHLDAIELEFQASKQKVKLENANGILTVTKELESIKSEINKMEHDSKQLEKLGDKCRLFITTKLQNSTIETLDNRLNVLEKQNSIHVYGFKPNEIRVNAEDFGTFELSDTYRKREAKHVLDIETKFKDTVNDICLLNTSCLIAICFGQRMMKVFLPDSGGEVSSLKLSGNPLRLAAIREDQVAATLRNNRQGKIVFVSVLLNGLLKVTSEIFTYPSCRAVVHYKGKLIVSYTEPENKVVILDYTGIELQSYTFTNPFNVTLSRDQTKMYVSVDGENGVAMANMNRNAHTVYKDKDLTEPRGLTIDQDGIVYVCGMKSGNVHYLTSDLDKIGLLLGEADGIREPVCIDYHGNKKRIYVGMVKGLIKVFELRNKV, encoded by the coding sequence ATGGCCGAGACATCCGCGTGTTCCGAAGAATACCGTGAAATGTTTTGTGAACGCTGTGAAGCAAAAGGAGAATATGCACCCGCGGAAGGATTTTGTGTCACATGTAAAGACTATTTATGCAGAACATGTTATAAATACCATGGAGAATATAGGGTTTCTCATAATATGCAAACAGAAAATGAGATGCCACAGGACTTTTGCCTTGAAAAATGTCTGAAACAtagtaaatttattaagttcTATTGTGAAACATGTGAACGTTTCGCTTGCAAAACTTGCAAGACAGAGTGTCGAGAAATACGTGATTCGGATCATAAACATGCATGGGAACATTTGCCTATGTTTATGAAACACAGCGAAGATTTAAGCAGGTCAGTTATAAATCATATTGCAATCTtgaaagaaaaagttgaaaacatgtataaaatagtTGAAGAAAACAAACCAATCAATACAGATTGCGACATAAAGGCAACAAATGCATTGTCAATTCAAAGATACGAATTCAATGCACACCTTGACGCAATCGAATTAGAATTTCAAGCAAGTAAACAGAAGGTCAAGCTAGAAAACGCGAATGGAATTTTGACAGTTACAAAAGAACTTGAATCTATAAAATCAGAGATTAATAAGATGGAACATGATTCAAAACAACTGGAAAAACTTGGCGATAAATGCAGGTTGTTCATAACAACGAAGTTGCAAAACAGTACTATTGAAACATTAGATAACAGACTGAACGTACTGGAAAAGCAAAATTCCATACATGTCTATGGTTTTAAACCGAACGAAATAAGAGTCAATGCTGAAGATTTTGGTACATTCGAATTATCAGATACTTACCGAAAACGAGAGGCGAAGCACGTTCTTgacattgaaacaaaatttaaagatacAGTTAATGACATTTGTTTGTTAAACACGTCTTGTTTGATTGCTATTTGCTTTGGCCAAAGAATGATGAAGGTTTTTCTTCCAGATAGTGGCGGAGAAGTGTCTTCATTGAAACTGTCCGGGAATCCACTGAGGTTAGCAGCGATAAGAGAAGATCAGGTTGCAGCTACTCTAAGGAATAACAGACAAGGaaagattgtttttgtttctgttttactCAACGGTTTACTCAAGGTTACTTCCGAAATATTCACTTATCCATCGTGCAGGGCGGTCGTACACTACAAAGGAAAACTGATAGTTTCTTATACTGagccagaaaacaaagttgtcaTTTTAGACTACACCGGGATTGAATTACAGTCATATACGTTTACAAACCCGTTTAACGTTACTCTTAGTCGTGACCAGACTAAAATGTATGTTTCTGTGGATGGGGAAAATGGAGTCGCTATGGCGAACATGAATAGAAATGCACATACGGTGTATAAAGATAAGGATCTTACTGAACCAAGAGGACTTACTATTGATCAAGATGGGATTGTTTATGTTTGCGGAATGAAGTCCGGCAACGTCCATTATTTAACTTCAGATTTAGATAAGATTGGATTGTTGCTGGGAGAGGCCGACGGTATTAGGGAACCAGTTTGCATCGACTACCACGGTAATAAGAAACGAATATATGTCGGAATGGTCAAAGGTTTGATAAAAGTATTTGAGTTACgaaataaagtttaa